The following are encoded together in the Vibrio splendidus genome:
- a CDS encoding helix-turn-helix transcriptional regulator produces the protein MIGGGLSTKEARFRVIELLAYWEGMVNASKLAVLFQVTVNNITKSLAEYRKEYPDSLSYNKSEKRFEPTSEFHLQYIDGSWGEYTAFLRLNNVSYSSTLWGENTIDFGPAISSHVDPQVSRILTQAIAKNLAIQVTYYSLSHPEGMKRRLHPIAMANSGLRWHCRAYDEYRKEFRDFNVSRMKDVAIAGNSSWTAKDDDCWMQTITLRISPQPALTVEQKRVIMMDKGEGDFYEVSIRAAMAEYYLQFHLIDKHERSESDDPTIRPLYLENYDEVSRWLF, from the coding sequence ATGATTGGAGGAGGTCTTAGTACAAAAGAAGCTCGTTTTAGAGTTATCGAATTACTCGCTTATTGGGAAGGGATGGTTAATGCCTCTAAGCTAGCAGTGTTGTTTCAGGTAACAGTAAACAATATTACTAAGAGCTTAGCAGAGTATCGAAAAGAATATCCAGACTCACTTTCTTACAATAAGAGTGAGAAAAGATTCGAACCAACTAGTGAGTTTCATCTCCAGTATATTGACGGTTCATGGGGGGAGTATACTGCGTTCCTGAGACTAAATAACGTTAGCTACTCTTCAACGCTATGGGGTGAAAATACCATTGATTTTGGGCCTGCGATTTCGAGTCATGTTGACCCACAAGTAAGTCGCATTCTTACACAGGCAATAGCAAAAAATCTCGCTATCCAAGTGACATACTATTCTCTTAGTCATCCAGAAGGAATGAAAAGAAGATTACATCCAATTGCAATGGCAAACAGTGGACTCAGGTGGCATTGCCGAGCTTACGATGAGTACAGGAAAGAATTTAGAGATTTCAATGTAAGTCGTATGAAGGATGTAGCTATTGCTGGAAACTCGTCTTGGACTGCCAAGGATGACGACTGTTGGATGCAGACAATCACTTTGAGAATTTCTCCTCAACCAGCGCTAACTGTTGAACAGAAACGTGTGATTATGATGGATAAGGGAGAAGGGGACTTCTATGAGGTAAGTATACGAGCAGCTATGGCCGAGTACTACTTACAATTTCACCTTATTGATAAGCATGAACGATCAGAATCAGATGATCCTACGATACGGCCTTTGTACCTAGAAAACTATGACGAAGTTAGTAGGTGGTTGTTCTAA
- a CDS encoding helix-turn-helix domain-containing protein — translation MNEVTKRKNITGCRIKEIRLSKGWAQADVERECSLLGIDITRSKLAKIESGMVRVTDEMIRDLCVVLGADANSLFE, via the coding sequence ATGAACGAAGTCACAAAACGTAAGAACATTACTGGCTGTAGAATCAAAGAGATAAGATTAAGTAAAGGTTGGGCTCAGGCTGACGTAGAGCGTGAGTGCAGTTTGCTTGGTATTGATATAACTCGCAGCAAACTTGCCAAGATAGAAAGCGGAATGGTTCGTGTCACTGACGAGATGATCAGGGATTTGTGTGTCGTGCTAGGCGCCGATGCTAATTCGTTATTTGAGTAG
- a CDS encoding DUF7281 domain-containing protein: protein MNKKVFKLALQIVKSSKRQLPDKPSYRQICDEVGIGDYRSGKIHLSSYELRKLENFLDEIFGKSVIDLSLEFDNRMDASKTVPDEKWAKGDVFKSMINMSSLASSIPLVGNEEISTPVGTVVSVRKGHLDVERIKQLIILENGETLVYWEEVIDRIPSEYKEAVMIYKGHGDNQSIVMEVINSLGNSAKVAIFFDYDAAGIDMALKVAEVRPIDLIVPTSLSPEILKLSKLKEFHKQQPQLLRRLKDPHTPEVVREHLMKMKLERLAITQEHLVVHKAQLKVIENLEIKR, encoded by the coding sequence GTGAATAAGAAAGTTTTTAAACTTGCACTCCAAATAGTTAAGTCATCAAAAAGACAGCTTCCAGACAAACCTTCTTATAGACAGATTTGTGATGAAGTTGGTATAGGCGATTATCGAAGTGGCAAAATTCATTTAAGCTCTTATGAGTTGAGAAAACTGGAAAACTTTCTTGATGAAATATTTGGTAAATCAGTAATAGATCTATCTCTTGAGTTTGATAACCGAATGGATGCATCAAAAACAGTACCTGATGAAAAATGGGCAAAAGGAGACGTATTTAAATCTATGATAAATATGTCTAGCCTCGCATCATCAATTCCCTTGGTAGGTAACGAGGAAATATCAACGCCCGTTGGTACTGTAGTATCTGTAAGAAAAGGTCATCTGGATGTCGAACGCATAAAGCAGTTGATAATCTTAGAAAACGGAGAAACCTTGGTTTACTGGGAGGAAGTCATCGACCGTATACCTTCTGAATATAAGGAGGCGGTAATGATCTATAAAGGGCATGGTGATAACCAGTCAATTGTGATGGAAGTGATTAATAGTTTAGGTAATTCAGCAAAAGTTGCAATCTTCTTTGACTACGATGCTGCAGGTATTGATATGGCTCTAAAGGTAGCAGAGGTAAGACCCATCGATCTAATAGTACCAACAAGCTTATCTCCAGAAATACTAAAGTTGAGTAAGCTTAAGGAATTCCACAAGCAGCAGCCTCAGCTATTAAGGCGATTAAAGGATCCTCACACACCAGAGGTAGTTAGAGAGCACTTGATGAAAATGAAATTGGAACGTTTGGCAATTACACAAGAACACCTGGTGGTACATAAAGCACAATTAAAAGTGATAGAGAATCTGGAGATTAAGCGATGA
- a CDS encoding recombinase family protein, translating to MSIVGYIRVSTVQQNTVRQLDGIEIDKVFVEKCSGSTTDREELRRLKEYVREGDTLVVHDISRLARDMKDLLALVEFFNSKSVAVQFIKENMIFSADKSNPMNELLLNLLGSVYQFERQMLLERQAEGIAKAKAAGKYKGRAATVDQQAILDCLSSGLSIRKTAKRLGVGVSTVQRAK from the coding sequence ATGAGCATAGTTGGTTACATTCGAGTTTCTACAGTGCAGCAGAACACGGTTAGACAGCTTGATGGTATTGAAATTGATAAAGTGTTTGTTGAAAAATGCAGTGGTTCGACAACGGACAGAGAAGAACTTCGTAGATTGAAAGAGTATGTCCGCGAAGGCGACACTTTGGTTGTTCATGACATATCTCGCCTTGCTCGTGATATGAAAGACTTGCTTGCATTGGTCGAGTTCTTTAACTCTAAATCGGTTGCAGTTCAATTTATCAAAGAGAACATGATCTTTAGTGCCGACAAAAGTAACCCAATGAATGAGTTGTTGCTTAACTTGCTAGGATCTGTATATCAGTTTGAGCGTCAAATGCTGCTTGAAAGACAAGCTGAGGGGATAGCGAAAGCTAAAGCAGCAGGGAAGTACAAGGGGCGCGCTGCGACAGTAGATCAGCAAGCAATACTTGATTGCCTTTCTAGTGGGCTATCGATTCGCAAAACAGCTAAGAGACTAGGCGTTGGCGTATCAACAGTACAAAGAGCAAAATAA
- a CDS encoding recombinase family protein translates to MRKVYSYMRFSRPEQAKGTSIERQSHFAEQYALEHGFELDKSLTMMDKGLSAFHGVHKTKGAFGQFLAAVTAGKVKSGSVLVVESLDRLSREDPLIAQSALSDLILSGITVVTAADNQVYSREEIQQNPFKLIMSLVVMIRANEESETKQRRSNAFLKSALNQYQTNGKVRRLGADPSWLDFNKDDGTYSFNERIEVIRQILGLYNQGFGSLKIARQLTEESIPTLSGKRNAWGQTTVANIVKSHALYGMKRINVQGVDYDLEDFYPALITKSKWLALQQHRTKRSKSMHGRGETVHLITGHGKGFTTCGYCGGGLGAQTQKQYKRSGEYSKTVTRLHCLTHKETSSCCSSVFLEPIENAVLFAACIGVEPQSLVPTVNNVNYSALIEEVENKVKHIVEQVTAGAPWHLFKDSHDRLNSEKQKLIKERDSQKPDVNQSDVQKWVEKLIELADKARADNKEARLKCRTLINSVCKSIVIQLRGHDLKSEPLITMTFVTDEQFEFKVGKGGAVRFVDNDMAVNRRLQPLLTE, encoded by the coding sequence ATGAGAAAAGTATACAGTTATATGCGATTTAGCCGCCCAGAACAGGCTAAGGGCACATCAATCGAACGTCAGTCACATTTTGCTGAACAATACGCGCTTGAGCATGGATTTGAGCTAGATAAAAGCTTAACCATGATGGATAAGGGGCTCAGTGCGTTTCATGGTGTGCATAAAACAAAAGGTGCTTTCGGGCAATTTTTAGCAGCGGTAACAGCAGGCAAGGTTAAATCTGGCTCTGTATTAGTCGTTGAATCACTAGATCGTCTTAGTCGAGAAGATCCGTTAATAGCTCAATCAGCATTAAGTGACTTGATTCTGTCTGGTATTACTGTTGTAACTGCCGCAGATAATCAAGTCTATTCTCGGGAAGAGATTCAACAAAACCCTTTTAAGCTAATCATGTCTTTAGTTGTGATGATTCGGGCAAACGAAGAGTCTGAAACTAAACAGCGTCGCTCGAATGCTTTCTTAAAGAGTGCGTTAAATCAATATCAAACAAATGGGAAGGTTCGGCGACTAGGCGCTGATCCTAGTTGGCTTGATTTTAACAAAGATGATGGTACGTACTCGTTTAATGAACGTATAGAAGTGATTCGTCAAATTCTTGGTCTATACAATCAGGGTTTTGGCTCTCTAAAGATAGCTAGACAACTGACAGAAGAAAGCATACCGACACTATCAGGCAAGCGTAATGCTTGGGGACAGACAACAGTTGCAAATATCGTTAAGTCTCATGCTCTATATGGAATGAAGAGAATCAACGTTCAAGGTGTTGACTACGATCTTGAAGATTTCTATCCCGCGTTGATTACAAAATCAAAGTGGTTAGCACTACAACAGCATCGAACTAAACGAAGTAAGTCCATGCATGGGCGTGGTGAAACTGTTCATTTGATTACTGGTCATGGCAAAGGGTTTACGACTTGCGGCTATTGCGGAGGTGGTCTAGGTGCTCAGACACAAAAGCAATACAAGCGTTCTGGCGAATACAGTAAAACTGTTACACGATTACATTGTTTAACACACAAAGAAACAAGCTCTTGTTGTTCGTCTGTGTTTCTAGAACCAATAGAGAATGCAGTATTGTTTGCTGCTTGTATCGGAGTTGAGCCTCAGTCTTTAGTGCCTACAGTTAACAATGTTAACTACTCTGCTTTAATCGAAGAAGTAGAAAACAAAGTTAAACATATTGTCGAGCAGGTTACAGCAGGTGCGCCTTGGCACTTGTTTAAAGACTCTCACGATAGACTGAACTCAGAAAAACAGAAGCTGATTAAAGAACGTGACTCACAAAAGCCAGATGTTAATCAAAGTGACGTTCAAAAATGGGTAGAAAAACTTATCGAATTAGCTGACAAAGCACGAGCTGATAATAAAGAAGCTAGGTTGAAGTGTAGAACTCTAATTAACAGCGTTTGTAAGAGCATTGTGATTCAGTTACGGGGGCATGATTTAAAATCTGAGCCATTAATTACGATGACATTTGTTACTGATGAGCAGTTTGAGTTTAAAGTCGGAAAGGGCGGTGCTGTACGATTTGTCGACAATGATATGGCAGTTAATCGAAGACTACAGCCGTTACTTACAGAATGA